In the Arachis stenosperma cultivar V10309 chromosome 8, arast.V10309.gnm1.PFL2, whole genome shotgun sequence genome, TCACTTGGAAAGGACCGATTTGACAAAACGGAGATAGAATCTTCAAGCGCCTGGACAGAGCTTACTGCAATGTGGAATGGAATCTCACCTACCATAATACTACAGTGGAAATCCTTCCTAGGGTGAAGTCGGGCCATCATCCGATTTTAATCAGAACTTCTGCTACATCGCATACCCCCAAGGTTCAACCTTTTCGCTTTGAATTCATGTGGATGCAGCATGAGGATTTTAACTCCTTCTTGAGAGAGAATTGGCTATCGGATCTTCCCCTTAACCATTCTATCCAATCCTTtgttagtaaaataaaaaaatagaatcacCAGGTGTTTGGACATATCTTCCAGCAAAAGAGGTAAATTCTTGCCAGACTCAAGGGCATTCAAAATCCTCTCAGATATGTTAAAAGTGACTACCTTGATAATCTGGAAGCGAAGTTGAGTGAAGAACTGGAAACTATCCTGGAGAAAGAGCATGCTTTTTGGTTGCAAAAATCCAGGAAAAACTGGATGGTGGAAGGGGATCGCAACACTCGCTACTTCCATATGTGAACTATGATAAGAAGGCGCAGAAATAGAATCCTCAAGCTCAGGGGTTCTAATGGGGAGTGGGTAGAAGATTATGATAACTTGAGGTCTCATGTTTGTCAGTATTTTCGCAATCTTTTCACTGAATCGATGATGTATAGAAGTGGTACCATCAATATAGATCATTTTTTTTCAGAATTGGACAATAGAGACATCAGTAATTTGAGGGCCTTTGTAATTGAAGAAAAAATTGAGACGGCTCTCTTCTCAATAGGCTCTCTCAAAGCCCCTGAGGATGATGGCCTTCCAGCTGGTTTTTACAAGGAGAATTGGTTCATAGTAGGGAAAAGCCTCAAGGAGTTTGTTCGGAAGTGTTAGCATAGCCCGGAGTAGATTCAAGAGATAAACAACACTCTGCTGGCCCTTGTTCCAAAAATTGAACACCCTGAATTTGTATCCCAGTTCAGACCCATAGCCTTGTGCAATGTCTCTTACAAGGTCATAACAAAAATCATAGCAAACAGAATAAAGCCCCTACTTGATGGTCGGATATCCCCTGCCCAGACTAGCTTCATACCAGGGAGAAGGATTCAACATAATATAATAGTGGCGCAAGAAATTGTTCACTCTATAGGGAAAATCAAAGCCAGAAACGGGTATATGGCTATCAAAATTGATCTCGAAAAGGCCTACGACAAATTAAGTTGGTCCTTTATTGAAAAATCTCTCCAAGACTTTTTGTTGCCGCCTGAATCACTGACATCATTATGAGGTGTGTAAACACCTCTAGTTTTCAAATTTTGTGGAATGGTGAGCTCACATAAAAGTTTCTCCCTTCTTGTGGTATTCGCCAAGGGGACCCCTTATCCCCTTATATTTTTGTTATCTATCTGGATCGGCTGTCTCATATGATTGAGGACATGGTCATGAATGGATCTTGGAAACCATTCAAAGTCGGGAGGAAAGGCCCAACAATATCGCATCTCATGTTCGCTGATGACATAATGCTGTTTGTGGAAGCCTCTAATCAACAGAtgaaaaacataataaaatgCTTGAATAAATTTAGTAAGGTCTCTGGATAGATTATAAATACTCAAAAGACTCAAATCTACTTCTTGAAGAAAGTGGGAGAAAGCATTAGAAAGGAAATCACTTCTTACTTAGAGTTTAGAGAAACCAGAGAAATTGGTAAATATCTTGGGGCTTATATCATAGATGGTCGTGGCAGGAGGAGAGGTTATAACCACATTTTAGAGAAAGTCAAAAGCAAACTCCAAGGCTGGAAACAGAAATGTCTGTCTATGGCTGGTAGGGTGGTGTTGGCACAGTCAATAATCAATCCAGTGGCTTACTTCTCGATGCAGCACAACAGAATCCCCATATCTATTTGCAATGAAATAGAAAAGGCTCAACGAGCTTTTATCTGGGGATTAGATGACTCTAATAAGAAGGCTCATCTTATAGGCAGATAGACATTGTGCTTCCCAAAATCTATGGGTGGACTTGGaatgaaaaatttaaatatcatGAACAGGGCTTTCTTAGATAAGATCTGCTGGGAGCTAATCGACAAGCTGAATGATCTTTGGGCATCCATAATCTGGGCCAAATATAACCCCAACAAAAACCCCCATCTAATTCCACGAGCGGCGAACTGCTCTAGTCTTTGGAAGAACCTTGCTCCAATGTAGTCGTTCATCAGAGAGAACACTATACACATAATTGGCAATGGTTTAAATACGCTATTTTGGAGGGATGTTTGGCTTGACATGGATCGGCCTCTCATGGAGCTTGTTCTGCCCAATAAGAATGTTAGAAACACTGAAGCTAAAGCATGGAAATTTACCAATGATCATGGAGACTGGAACATTGGAAAACTCAAGTGCCTATTGCCTAATGATTGCATATTTCATATAGAATCTGCTCCCCCTCCTAGGAGTTCAGATCCTCCGGACACTCTGGCTTAGAAGGCGATGCTAGATGGAAGATTTTCTGTGAAATCAGCCTATCAACTCATATCCAAGACTCCCTAGCAGCAGGCTTCCCCGCAGCAGGCCTTGGTTTGGGACAAGATTTGGGCTTGGAAGGCCCTCAGCGCATTAAAATGTTTCTTTGGCAAGCAACCCACAATAGAATTATCACCAAGAAGAAGAGACATAAATGGTATGGATCGGACCCAAGGTGCCACCTCTGTTGTCACTGAGTGGATGATACTTTACATGTTCTGAGGGATTGCGATGGAGCTCTGCCTATCTAGAAAAAATTGATCAAACCAGGGAAACTATAGGCCTTTCTTCAACTCTCCTTGGTAGAGTGGATCAATTTCTGTCTATCCTCAAATTGGGGAATGCATTTGAACACTCAGTGGAGTGATGTCTTCCCAATAACATGTTGGAAGCTTTGGAACTGGCGGAACATGGAGATTTTTTCAACCCCCCTTCAAGAGACCTCCTTCGGGCATCTCATCATTCAAGATTATATGGTTTCTTTCCGTAAAGCCTTTGATAAAGACAATCTAAAAATTCGAAGAAGAGGCAATAGTGAGGGTCAGTTTAAATGGCAGGCTCCCATGAGGAATTTGATCAAGGTAAATACAGATGGTGTTGTCAAGAGTACCAATGACAAACCGGAATGTGGAGGATTACTTAGAAATAGCGATGGTTGCTGGATCATGGGATTTACCAGAAGTCTTGGCAATTACGTAGCGTATCTGGCCGAGCTCTGAAGGCTGTACATTAGCATGGAAATGGCGTGGGCATTGGGGTTCAGGAAAGTGTGTTTTAAATGCGACTCCAAGGCAGTTATCATAGCCATCCAGGGTCATAAAGAGTGGCGAAATTCTAGCTCTGTTTTATACTCCCGCATCCATGAGTATATGAACAGGGATTGGGATATTCGAATTTCCCATATTTATAGGGAAGCAAATGATTGTGCGGACTAGCTGGCTAATTTCAGCTTGGATTAGGAGGCCTACACTCAAGTGTGGAACACCCCCTACTGCTCTTGTGAGTATGCTGTCTTATGATGTTTCAGGTGTCCTTCAACCTAACTCTTTAGTTTCTTAGTTTTTTTTCTTGAGTCTTAGGTCCCGTtatataccaaaaaaaaaaaaaaagaagaagacgtATAGAATTGTAAATGTGGAAATTGAGCCCtggaattaaaaaaaaataatggaaaGAAGGTATAATAAGAAGAATTATAAATGTGTATAAATGTGTGATGTAATATTCAGAATTGGAAATTGTCCAATctatccaaataaaaaaataagaattaggTCAAATTTGTAAAAATAGAATTATAGTAAATTTAATCTTGAAGTATAAACTGATAGAGCAATATAAACTCAGAAAAAAATGTTACTACCGTTGAAAGATAACAATGACTATACAgttaaaaaaagtttaatttattaagAGTAAAGATTGAGACATAATTGTCATGGTATTCATTATGGAATAGAAAATATGAAAGAAGCATGTAAGGATGAAAATGGATCGAGTCGGGCTGGACTTTAGCTTAGACGAATCTAACTCACATTGTAAATAGAGGGTTTAAGCTTAAGACAGTTACCTctcatatattttttcttttaggGTCGAGCTCGGCTTAATTAAAATCTTGACTCCACGAGCCTATATCAAAAGCCTATTTGGTGAATTATAGctcaaaattataaattaaaaaaatttaagttaacATTAAAtgcattttaaaatttataattcataatttgtaaagcataatttatttatatatcattAGTCATATATTATAAGTTCATAATCATATTTACAATTtataatcataaatatttttatttaaacaaaataaaactacaATTTTAACTAGTCATTATTTTGGTTTTGTTATATATAAGTGAATAGTTGAATGTTCagacaaaaaaaattgtgaCGAACTAGTCTAacgaattttgtaaaaaaaagtttaagCCTATAACATCGTAATTTGTCTATCGTGGTTCTACCGTCAATCTTCCGTGCTCCAACAACCAAATAGCCCCAAAGATATACCTCCTCCTTCTTTAGTACCTTAATCCTTCAATGTTAACAACATTTTTACAACtcttacaataataataataataataataataataataataataaaaggttAAGGATAGTTTTTGGTTAAGATTTAAAAGGTTAAGGATTTAAATTTAGAATTAGGGACTAGAATTTATGAACAAATTAAAAGGTTTAGAGTTAGATTTTAAggtttagtattttttaaaaacactAAATTAGTAGTCATGATTAAGTTATTGGAATTTTTTAGTGTTGACTTGTAAGTTTTAGTAAAGAAATGAGTTTGGGTTGTTAATAGAACTTATGAGTTCATGGAATAATATAAAGAAAAGAGTTGGACTTAGTGAAAGTGTTATTTAGCCTCGGAAATAATTTCCTAAGCCAAATAATACTTTCTAAACTcaacttttttttatgttattctaTGGACGACTCATAAGGTTCATTAACAACCTAAACTCATTCCTTTACCAAAATTTATGAGTCAACACCAAAAAAGTCCAAAAACTTAATCATAACCActaattttacataattaagAACCAAAAAGTCGACAAAACCTGCCGCATCTAAACCTAATGCAGCAGCTGTCTCATTCAATGGAACAATTTTTACACAAATTGTTGTCTGTCATCAGTCACGTTTCTTCTGCACAtgctgaaaaaaaaaaaagcatccGCATCGTAGTACTgctcataaaaaaatattatacaaCATGATGAAagcatatttaaaatttaaggttTTGAGTTTAGGGTCATTCTTTATCTTTATTAGAGTCTAGACAAAGGTGATAGTTCTCGTGAAAACAGTggtcaattattattattattattattattattattattattattagagaaaTGCTAAAAGACAATTAGATGTTATTGTTTTGGtctattaattagttattaatgtTTAAAAGTATCGAATAAAATATGTTGTtgaattattaaactaaaataattaaattaaaaaaattgaattgataattaaataattgtcaaaaataataaattctgatgattttttttcattattattattgttattgttattattatgcATGGATCAATACTAGCTGAAAGATCCAATTGCAACAAAAAGATTAATAAAAAACTCTCAAATTAATACACTAGGTCACATAATTACTTTCCTACATTTTAATAAACATTCTGCCCACTACTGCTTCGATTCAGCAGATGTTTTTTCTGTCACAACAAAATTAATAGACTCTTGTACTATTGTACAGTGTCTAACTCATTTCAGTAGCTGCTGACAAAAAATCATTCAAGGACAGTAATACGAACGAAGTATGCATGGTCAACATGGAGAAGCCTAGTTTtgtacaattttaaaaatacaaattacGTTAAAGATTGAGTAAATGTAATGAAATATTGTATTATCCAAATgggaaaaaaaatgaaaagtaaaCACGAAATCCTAGTTCAAATACGAATTAGAAGAAATTAACCACTAAGTTGCATATTTAACCATTAAGTCTTGacaatttattaatttaactAAGTTCATAAAATGCCACGCCGTTTATGTTAATTCGGTTTTGGTAAGAGTGATTTTTTTAGGATATcatcaatagtatttttaatagtgtgagaATACTTTTAATGATgaaaaattattcatttttttaatggTTAAATATTAGCCACAAAATATAAAAGTTGTTGGCCTcttgacttttttattttattttatttaagtatgTTTTTAATTCTACATTTAGTGGCGGAACTTAAAACAAGATTTTGGGGAACAAGATAGGTTTTTGATAATTGTCAAAATGCTTTTGATATAGACACCAGTTAAGATAAGCTCGTTTAACCTCATCTCTCTGGTTTGGGTGATATTGCCAAATTTAAAACTGTTTTTCAGAGTCTCGTTACaaaaaattaaggtcaaacttATCAGATGTaactttttgaacttttgaagtCTGTATCTCATTTTCTTTGTAATTCATTAAAGTATTATCTACAGGTGTTGATATTATAAAagttatatgttattttttttaaatattagcctttctcttaaaaaatgtatcaattctttaattttttattattattttatataaaaatttaaatatatattttataaaatatgtaaagaaaaagttaaaaaaacaaatattaaaatttataatatttattaaattttttattaatttatataaatataataatattaatatttattaaaaattttattactttttattatataaaaaataaattaaataaataataaaatataaaataatattaaattaaataaataaaaatatctaattttttatatttaaatttaaaaataaaaattaaaaaaatattatttattaaatttattaaatattttaaattataataaaatatttaagtcaattaaattattatttattttttaaaaaaatattattaatttttttataaaaaatttggagGGCACTTGTGTCTGAACTAAGCTCGCCACATTGATCCTTCATCTCAATCATACGTCAGTGAGGGGAAAAATGAAAATGTTAAATTtggtttttttcctttttcaaaatttaggGAGATGAATCTGAAGCTGGAACAGGGAAGTTTGTGTGTTGAAGACGGATTTATTAAATGGAGTTCGTGGCGGGAATGAAAAAACTCGCGCGTGCATATCACGCGTGCTCCCGCCATTTTACGAAGTCTCTCTTTCCCGTCTTCGTCCCCGCCTCTTTTAGAATTTACGAAATTCAAAGATAACACTCgatttctcttctccctcttcctcattccCGCAAAATCTGGGACgctagggttagggttagggtttgtCTTCAAGCAgttggaggaggaggaggatgggAAGCAAGGTCACAGTGACGGACCACCAATTGTCCACCGTCCGATCCGTCGTTGGCTCCGAATTCACCGACATGGACATCATCAGAGCGCTCCATATGGCCAAAAATGACGTCACAGCCGCCATCAACATCATCTTCGACACTCACATACCCTCCATCGTCAAACCTAAAACCACACCACCACCTACAAACAATCCCAAACCTTCTCCTCTCAATTCATCTCCTCATATGGATACTGCCACTCGCACTGTTGCTTCCCGCTCCAAGAACAATGGCGCTGCTGCTCGTGGAGGAGACGGCAGTAGCTGCTCCAAAGCGTCCGATGATTGGTGGTTTGCTGGTTCCGGCGAGATGTCAGGGCTGTCCACTTGTAAAGGGAGGACTATAAATTCTGGTGACGCAGTGGTTTTCAAGTTTCCTGCCAAGGCTGCCTCGGCTGGGCCTTCGCCGGGGAAGGTCTTCGGGAGGGGGCGGCTGGCAGCGGGGACTTGTTCGGAGATTGTTCGGTTCTCCACAGATCAAGCTGGGGAGGTAATGTGCAACTGTGGTAACTGGTAATGGTTAATTGTTCTTTGTGTGAAAGTGTGGGTTGAGTTGAATTTGTGTATTACATTGTTTGAATTAGATATTGGTGATTTTTGGTTTGGCAGATTGGTAGAATACCAAATGAATGGGCTCGGTGTCTGTTGCCTCTTGTGAGGGATGGTAAGGTTAGGATTGAGGGGCGCTGTAAATTTGCACCTAATGTTTTGGGCATCATGGATACCATTATTTTGTCAGTCAGGTACTCTCAATGCAACATCCTGTTTCACAAGTTGAAATGTTAATCTTTTGGTTTGTTGATACTGTTTATGATGGGAAGTAACTTAATTTGCCCTTTTTTCGGTTGGGGCCCGGGATATTCCTTTCAGTGTATTTATCAATAGGTCAATGTTTGTTAAGCACCAGCAGATATCTCTCAAGGATGCCACTGGCAACTCTACAAATGAATCAGTTTTCCATCCTCTTCCTATCTTGTTTCGGTTGCTAGGCCTGGAACCTTTTAAGAAGGTGGCTACTGaacctatacttttccttttttggGACCCACCTTTACGTAAATAGTATGTTCAGTTAAATACTTAAattgctttcttttctttttggttgCCATCTTGTGGAGTTAAATTTATGTTCTAAACAATGGTAACTTAGACTGAAATATTAACATGAACCGTCATCTGATTTTTAGGCAGAGTTAACTCCTGGTGATTTCTATTCCAACAAGCGTCCTATCGACCAGAAGGTGAGCTTCGGATATACTTGCATTCTGAGTTGTGACAATGTCTGATGGTCATAGTGTTGTACCTTCCTTTAACTGGACAGACATTCCTCTTCAGGTCCCTTTACAATTGATGAAGTCTGAGCATCCTTCTCAAAATTGCGACGAAAATAAAGAGGATTCCATTTCTGAAACTGATCTTGATAATATTGTTGGTGTGGGATCAAGCTCGGAGTTAGAGGTGCTGCATTCTCAGAGTAATGTGCACTGTTTTACTTATGCTATTGGTGTGATAACCATTAATCAGGACGTATTTTGTGCAGGAAATGGATCCCCCAGGCAGTCTTCAGTGTGAGCTACGGCCCTATCAAAAGCAAGCTCTTTATTGGATGATCCAGATGGAGAAGGGGCGAACTGTAGACGGGACAGCAACAACCCTTCATCCATGTTGGGAAGCATATCACTTGGCTGACAAGTATGTGTGTTGTCATATTACAATATATATACATGGATAGATAAACCAATTAATGGTTCTGATGATGTGCTTGTGCTTTTACACTTTAGGAGGGAGCTTACTATTTATTTGAATGCATTTTCTGGTGAAGCCACAACTGAATTTCCTAGCACCCTTCAAATGGCAAAAGGAGGGGTATGTTTCTTGATGAGTTAACCCTGTATAGTTTTGTTCACTTATGATGCAATgcttataaatttttattgtgaATTTGTAGATTTTGGCAGATTCTATGGGTCTTGGAAAGACCATCATGGCCATATCACTTCTTCTTGCCCATTCAGGAAGAGGTGGATCATTAGACAGTCAATCCTTAGCTCATACTGAGCTGTATACTGAAGATGGTGAAGTTAGTGATACGGTACACAACTTTTCAAACATTCCGACGAAGGCAACCAAATTTGCTGGTTTTGACAAACTGATGAAGGACAAGGATGCTCTAACAAGTGGTGGCAACTTGATAATATGTCCCATGACTCTTCTTGGGCAATGGAAGGTATTTGCCTTGTCAGAAATATATATAGCTTTATTCATTACTGAATTTCATTTATTCAGCTGTGAGATTTATAGAATATATATTGTGAAATGCTTCCTTTCCTGTACTGAACATTTGGCAATTTCTTCAGGCAGAAATTGAAACTCATGTACAACCTGGGTCTCTGTCCCTATATGTTCATTATGGACAAAGTAGGCCAAAAGATGCAAAAAGTCTTTCTCAGTCTGATGTTGTTATTACTACATATGGAGTTTTAGCCTCTGAATTTTCCAGTGAGGTATTGAGAACCTGTTTGCTTGAATAGATGTCAACCTTTTTGCTTCAATTCTTAAACATGGTTAATCAATGCTTGATTCATCTTTCTATCTGTCTTATGTACAGAACGCCGAGGATAATGGTGGACTTTTTTCAGTTAGGTGGTTCAGAGTGGTTCTTGACGAAGCACATACTATAAAATCTTCTAAAAGTCAAATTTCTATTGCTGCCGCTGCTTTAATTGCTGATAACCGTTGGTGTCTTACTGGCACTCCTATCCAGGTGAAATATTATGACTTGCTCTTATCTGATGATTGTTATTTTTGGTATTGATGGATTAATTATCAATTGGCCAATCAGGGACAACAAATTTCACTctgatttcaaattttatagaTAACACTAAGTGCTgcatttaattgaattttgttttgCGGGCAATGCAATTCATGCACCTTCACTGAACAGATTTTTAGTAAAGTTTTTTAGGCTTGGACGACTTTTCCTCTAAGACATGACAAGAGATCGGAAGGCAGCACTTCATAAAAAacaactttttcttttgttggtgTGTTGCTCTTGTGAGGGGGAACTGTTATCCtcccttttattattcttcTCTCTATCTTGATCAAATTCTTGTTTTAtcaagaaataaaaagaaaaaagatggttatcatgttggttgatcttcaatTCATCACAAGTATCCTGGCGGCAAATGTTGTTTCTGTTCTTCCTGACATTGAATCACTGTTTTATCTACAGAACAACCTTGAAGATATTTACAGTCTTCTTCGATTTCTGCGAATAGAGCCTTGGGGTCATTGGGCCTGGTAAAAATATTCCCCCCCTTATTGTTGAATCTGTTTCCTCAAATTGAATCATATCCATTGTTCTTGAATTTTCCTTTTACTTTTTGATGTTCAATGCTAGGTTTTGATGTTTTATCAGTTTTTTTCAAGATGGTTTCTAGGCTGAACTGTTGATTCCATCGCATAAAACAAGTATTTCCTTTTCTATATTGAAACAAATTACAATAGTAACAAAATTCTACATGCAATTTGATGTGTAACTCTTATGTAAAC is a window encoding:
- the LOC130946480 gene encoding DNA repair protein RAD5A isoform X1, whose translation is MGSKVTVTDHQLSTVRSVVGSEFTDMDIIRALHMAKNDVTAAINIIFDTHIPSIVKPKTTPPPTNNPKPSPLNSSPHMDTATRTVASRSKNNGAAARGGDGSSCSKASDDWWFAGSGEMSGLSTCKGRTINSGDAVVFKFPAKAASAGPSPGKVFGRGRLAAGTCSEIVRFSTDQAGEIGRIPNEWARCLLPLVRDGKVRIEGRCKFAPNVLGIMDTIILSVSVFINRSMFVKHQQISLKDATGNSTNESVFHPLPILFRLLGLEPFKKAELTPGDFYSNKRPIDQKVPLQLMKSEHPSQNCDENKEDSISETDLDNIVGVGSSSELEEMDPPGSLQCELRPYQKQALYWMIQMEKGRTVDGTATTLHPCWEAYHLADKRELTIYLNAFSGEATTEFPSTLQMAKGGILADSMGLGKTIMAISLLLAHSGRGGSLDSQSLAHTELYTEDGEVSDTVHNFSNIPTKATKFAGFDKLMKDKDALTSGGNLIICPMTLLGQWKAEIETHVQPGSLSLYVHYGQSRPKDAKSLSQSDVVITTYGVLASEFSSENAEDNGGLFSVRWFRVVLDEAHTIKSSKSQISIAAAALIADNRWCLTGTPIQNNLEDIYSLLRFLRIEPWGHWAWWNKLVQKPFEGGDARGLKLVQSILKSIMLRRTKYSTDREGKPILVLPPADVQVIYCEQTEAEKDFYEALFKRSKVRFDQFVEQGRVLHNYASILELLLRLRQCCDHPYLVMSRGDTQEFADLNKLAKRFLRGTHNNLEREVKDAPSLAYVQEVVEELRKGEQGECPICLEAFEDAVLTPCAHRLCRECLLASWRNSTSGLCPVCRKTVSRQDLITAPTDSRFQIDIEKNWIESCKVTVLLHELESLRASGSKSIVFSQWTAFLDLLQIPFTRNNISFVRLDGTLNQQQREKVIKQFSEDDEILVLLMSLKAGGVGINLTAASNAFVMDPWWNPAVEEQAVMRIHRIGQTQKVAIKRFIVKGTVEERMEVVQARKQRMISGALTDQEVRTARIEELKMLFT
- the LOC130946480 gene encoding DNA repair protein RAD5A isoform X2 → MGSKVTVTDHQLSTVRSVVGSEFTDMDIIRALHMAKNDVTAAINIIFDTHIPSIVKPKTTPPPTNNPKPSPLNSSPHMDTATRTVASRSKNNGAAARGGDGSSCSKASDDWWFAGSGEMSGLSTCKGRTINSGDAVVFKFPAKAASAGPSPGKVFGRGRLAAGTCSEIVRFSTDQAGEIGRIPNEWARCLLPLVRDGKVRIEGRCKFAPNVLGIMDTIILSVSVFINRSMFVKHQQISLKDATGNSTNESVFHPLPILFRLLGLEPFKKAELTPGDFYSNKRPIDQKVPLQLMKSEHPSQNCDENKEDSISETDLDNIVGVGSSSELEEMDPPGSLQCELRPYQKQALYWMIQMEKGRTVDGTATTLHPCWEAYHLADKRELTIYLNAFSGEATTEFPSTLQMAKGGILADSMGLGKTIMAISLLLAHSGRGGSLDSQSLAHTELYTEDGEVSDTVHNFSNIPTKATKFAGFDKLMKDKDALTSGGNLIICPMTLLGQWKAEIETHVQPGSLSLYVHYGQSRPKDAKSLSQSDVVITTYGVLASEFSSENAEDNGGLFSVRWFRVVLDEAHTIKSSKSQISIAAAALIADNRWCLTGTPIQNNLEDIYSLLRFLRIEPWGHWAWWNKLVQKPFEGGDARGLKLVQSILKSIMLRRTKYSTDREGKPILVLPPADVQVIYCEQTEAEKDFYEALFKRSKVRFDQFVEQGRVLHNYASILELLLRLRQCCDHPYLVMSRGDTQEFADLNKLAKRFLRGTHNNLEREVKDAPSLAYVQEVVEELRKGEQGECPICLEAFEDAVLTPCAHRLCRECLLASWRNSTSGLCPV